The proteins below are encoded in one region of Rhizobium sp. TH2:
- a CDS encoding flavin reductase family protein → MTLEPRALRDAFGAFLTGVTVVTTVDQTGAPFGFTANSFTSVSLDPPLLLVCLARTSRNYQTLTSAKGFAVNILSESQKDVSNTFARPVEDRFSAVEWRKGPHGSPVFSDVAAWFDCSMHELVDAGDHVILIGRIEAFENSGRTGLGYARGGYFTPALAEKTLLANAEGGLLLGAVAVRDDDILLVPDSKGGWTIPFVEKPESDGIEALEDHLHTLTGLSVQTGILYSVYEDTKTGRQQVIYRGSLGEGTPRTGQFFPIQDLPLAEIGDNAVNELVKRYAAESTLGNFGVYFGNQEKGRVHAVAAKG, encoded by the coding sequence ATGACACTTGAACCCAGAGCCCTGCGGGATGCCTTCGGCGCATTTCTCACCGGTGTCACCGTCGTGACGACCGTGGACCAGACCGGCGCGCCGTTCGGCTTCACGGCCAACAGCTTCACCAGCGTCTCCCTCGATCCACCGCTGCTGCTCGTCTGCCTAGCCCGCACCTCGCGCAATTATCAGACGCTGACCAGCGCCAAGGGTTTCGCCGTCAATATCCTGTCGGAGAGCCAGAAGGACGTGTCAAATACGTTCGCGCGGCCAGTGGAGGACAGGTTCTCGGCTGTCGAATGGCGCAAGGGTCCGCATGGCTCGCCCGTGTTTTCCGACGTCGCCGCCTGGTTCGACTGTTCGATGCATGAGCTTGTCGATGCCGGTGACCACGTTATCCTGATCGGCCGCATCGAGGCCTTCGAGAACAGCGGCAGGACCGGATTGGGCTATGCACGCGGCGGCTATTTCACACCAGCGCTGGCGGAAAAGACTCTGCTTGCCAATGCCGAGGGTGGGTTGCTGCTCGGTGCCGTTGCGGTGCGCGACGACGATATCCTGCTCGTGCCCGACAGCAAGGGTGGCTGGACGATTCCCTTCGTCGAAAAGCCCGAAAGCGATGGCATCGAAGCACTTGAAGATCACCTCCATACCCTGACAGGGTTGAGCGTGCAGACCGGCATTCTTTACTCCGTCTATGAAGACACCAAGACCGGCCGCCAGCAGGTGATCTACCGGGGCAGTCTCGGCGAGGGAACGCCGAGAACTGGACAGTTCTTTCCCATACAGGACCTGCCACTGGCCGAGATCGGCGACAATGCGGTGAACGAGCTCGTGAAGCGCTATGCTGCAGAGAGCACGCTGGGCAATTTCGGTGTCTATTTCGGCAATCAGGAAAAGGGCCGGGTGCACGCCGTGGCCGCTAAAGGGTAA
- a CDS encoding LLM class flavin-dependent oxidoreductase: MKFSLFVHMERLDASQNHQQLYEEFIRLCEIADAGGMHAIWTGEHHAMDFTIAPNPFVNIADLARRTKNVRLGTGTVIAPFWHPIKLAGEAAMTDIISGGRLDIGIARGAYGFEYERLLPGLDAWGAGQRMRELIPAVKGIWNGDYAHDGEFWKFPATTSAPKPVQQPHPPIWVAARDPNSHEFAVANGWNVQCTPLANGEAEISSLMERFTAACGKNPDIERPKIMLLLHTYVGSDAADIEQAARELSVYYNYFFAWFRNERPIHQGLIERLSEEELAANPNLSPEMMRTNMPIGTPDEVIRRLKVYEDLGYDEYSLWIDSGMSFERKKASLERFIADVMPAFQ; encoded by the coding sequence ATGAAATTCTCGCTCTTCGTCCATATGGAACGGCTGGATGCCAGCCAAAACCACCAGCAGCTCTATGAAGAGTTCATCAGGCTGTGTGAGATCGCCGACGCGGGTGGTATGCATGCGATCTGGACCGGCGAACACCACGCGATGGATTTCACTATTGCGCCAAATCCGTTCGTCAACATTGCCGATCTCGCGCGTCGAACCAAGAATGTCAGGCTCGGCACCGGCACGGTGATCGCGCCTTTCTGGCATCCGATCAAACTCGCTGGCGAAGCGGCGATGACCGACATCATTTCCGGCGGGCGGCTCGATATCGGGATCGCGCGTGGCGCCTATGGATTCGAATATGAGCGCCTGCTGCCCGGGCTGGACGCCTGGGGCGCCGGCCAGCGCATGCGCGAACTTATCCCTGCCGTGAAGGGCATCTGGAACGGCGACTACGCACATGACGGCGAGTTCTGGAAATTTCCCGCCACCACGTCCGCGCCGAAGCCGGTGCAGCAACCGCATCCGCCGATCTGGGTCGCGGCGCGCGATCCGAACAGCCATGAATTCGCGGTGGCCAACGGCTGGAACGTGCAATGCACGCCGCTTGCTAATGGCGAAGCCGAGATTTCAAGCCTGATGGAACGGTTCACCGCAGCCTGCGGCAAGAACCCAGATATCGAGCGGCCGAAGATCATGCTGCTGCTCCACACCTATGTGGGCAGTGATGCGGCCGATATCGAGCAGGCAGCTCGGGAGCTGAGCGTCTACTACAATTACTTCTTCGCCTGGTTCAGGAACGAGCGGCCAATCCACCAGGGCCTGATCGAACGACTCTCCGAAGAAGAACTCGCGGCCAATCCCAATCTGTCGCCAGAGATGATGCGGACGAACATGCCCATCGGCACGCCGGATGAAGTCATTCGCCGGCTAAAAGTCTACGAGGATCTCGGCTATGACGAATATTCGCTCTGGATCGACAGCGGCATGAGCTTCGAGCGCAAGAAGGCCTCGCTCGAGCGTTTCATTGCCGATGTCATGCCGGCTTTTCAGTGA
- a CDS encoding calcium-binding protein codes for MSARKAPPCSSMPAMAIQSRWRGSISRIWAAAISCFDVTFFLRGFAMAKKKGTGNNDKINGTTGDDLLMGLGGNDYLVGLSGNDVLKGGDGNDKLDGKLGDDELLGGDGNDLFLPGMGGIDAMNGGKGSDTVNYSKFSTSAGVTIQGPSADTSTGQEDAAGDTYLGMENFVLTRENDVFNFTDNTTAKDCFVYGGAGADLIYAPGYLMRGDGGDDTLFGDTAEATVETFWIQLNKGTDVINYFTDNQDILRVRGKEFGIGAVLGSDELFNRASDSIATGSKAQFIFRQDNDRLYFDPDGVGSEAAIFIALLNFTDASALGLNDFEII; via the coding sequence ATGTCAGCCAGAAAGGCTCCTCCGTGCTCATCAATGCCGGCCATGGCGATACAATCACGCTGGCGGGGCTCAATATCAAGGATTTGGGCAGCAGCGATTTCTTGTTTTGACGTGACGTTTTTCCTGAGAGGGTTTGCGATGGCGAAGAAGAAGGGCACCGGCAACAACGACAAGATCAATGGCACCACTGGCGACGATCTGTTGATGGGTCTTGGTGGCAACGACTATCTTGTCGGTCTTAGTGGCAATGACGTCCTGAAAGGTGGCGATGGTAACGACAAGCTCGACGGAAAGCTCGGCGACGATGAACTTCTCGGCGGCGATGGAAATGACCTGTTTCTGCCAGGTATGGGCGGCATCGATGCAATGAATGGCGGCAAGGGCAGCGATACCGTGAATTATTCGAAATTCTCCACCTCGGCGGGCGTCACTATTCAAGGACCTTCGGCCGATACCAGTACCGGCCAAGAGGACGCTGCGGGTGATACCTATTTGGGGATGGAGAACTTCGTCTTAACTCGAGAGAATGATGTTTTCAACTTTACCGATAACACAACAGCGAAGGATTGCTTCGTGTACGGGGGAGCTGGCGCCGACCTGATCTATGCTCCCGGCTACCTAATGCGCGGCGATGGTGGCGACGATACTCTGTTTGGTGACACCGCCGAGGCGACAGTTGAGACGTTCTGGATTCAATTGAACAAGGGAACGGACGTTATTAACTACTTCACCGACAATCAGGACATCCTCCGAGTGAGAGGTAAAGAATTCGGAATCGGCGCGGTGTTGGGATCCGACGAACTTTTCAACCGTGCTTCTGACAGCATTGCCACTGGCAGTAAGGCACAGTTCATTTTTCGGCAGGATAACGACCGACTGTACTTTGACCCCGACGGTGTGGGTTCAGAAGCCGCAATTTTCATCGCACTCCTCAATTTCACAGACGCTAGTGCGCTTGGTCTCAATGACTTTGAGATCATATAG
- a CDS encoding aldehyde dehydrogenase, which translates to MQRFQQYIDGVFEDGSARFDSLDPATGDVWASMPEAREEDVDRAVKAAEKALWSGAWPAMTATARGKLLYRLADLVQANAPTLAELETQDTGKIIRETSAQIAYVADYYRYYAGLTDKIEGATLAIDKADMDVWTRREPVGVVAAIVPWNSQLFLSAVKLGPALAAGCTVVVKASEDGPAPLLEFARLVHEAGFPNGVVNVITGFGPSCGSALTRHPGVAHIAFTGGPSTAAQVVRNSAESLATTSLELGGKSPFIVFADADLESAANAQVAGIFAATGQSCVAGSRLIIEASVKDRFLDLLKAKAEAIRIGSPLDMRTEVGPLCTLRQRDHIEKIVAASIEAGAKVVTGAKAVDGEGFYYLPTILDCDGVTSPSVEAELFGPVLSVMSFETEDQAVQLANDTRYGLASGVFTRNLARAHRMIRKIRAGIVWVNTYRAVSPIAPFGGYGQSGQGREGGMAAALDYTRTKTVWLRTSDDPIPDPFVMR; encoded by the coding sequence ATGCAACGGTTCCAGCAATATATCGACGGTGTCTTTGAGGACGGCTCGGCCCGCTTCGACAGCCTTGACCCCGCCACCGGCGATGTCTGGGCATCGATGCCGGAGGCTCGTGAGGAGGATGTCGACCGTGCGGTGAAGGCGGCCGAGAAAGCTCTCTGGTCCGGCGCATGGCCTGCAATGACGGCAACAGCGCGCGGCAAGCTGCTCTATCGCCTCGCCGACCTGGTGCAGGCCAACGCCCCCACGCTTGCCGAACTCGAAACGCAGGATACAGGAAAGATCATCCGGGAGACTTCGGCGCAGATCGCCTATGTCGCCGACTATTACCGCTATTATGCCGGGCTCACCGACAAGATCGAGGGCGCCACGCTCGCCATCGACAAGGCCGACATGGATGTCTGGACTCGCCGCGAACCGGTCGGTGTCGTCGCGGCGATCGTGCCGTGGAACAGCCAGCTCTTTCTCTCGGCGGTCAAGCTCGGGCCGGCGCTGGCGGCGGGCTGTACGGTGGTGGTCAAGGCATCCGAGGATGGCCCGGCACCGCTGCTCGAATTCGCCCGCCTGGTACATGAGGCCGGCTTCCCGAACGGCGTGGTCAATGTCATCACCGGCTTCGGGCCATCCTGCGGCAGCGCGCTCACCCGGCATCCCGGCGTGGCCCATATCGCCTTCACCGGTGGCCCCTCGACCGCCGCGCAGGTTGTGCGCAATTCCGCCGAGAGCCTCGCGACGACTTCCCTGGAACTCGGCGGCAAATCGCCGTTCATCGTCTTTGCCGATGCCGATTTGGAAAGTGCCGCCAACGCCCAGGTCGCTGGCATTTTCGCGGCCACCGGCCAGAGTTGCGTCGCCGGTTCGCGACTGATCATCGAGGCCTCGGTCAAGGATCGTTTTCTTGATCTGCTCAAAGCCAAGGCGGAAGCGATCCGCATCGGTTCGCCGCTCGATATGCGCACCGAAGTCGGGCCGCTCTGCACGTTGCGGCAGCGGGATCATATCGAGAAGATTGTCGCCGCGTCGATCGAGGCGGGTGCCAAGGTGGTCACCGGTGCGAAAGCCGTGGATGGCGAAGGCTTCTACTATCTGCCGACGATCCTTGATTGCGACGGTGTCACCTCGCCTTCGGTCGAGGCCGAACTGTTCGGGCCTGTGCTTTCCGTGATGTCCTTCGAGACGGAGGACCAGGCAGTCCAACTCGCCAACGATACCCGCTACGGACTGGCATCCGGGGTCTTCACCCGGAATCTCGCACGTGCGCACCGGATGATCCGAAAAATCCGTGCCGGCATCGTCTGGGTGAACACCTATCGCGCCGTCTCGCCTATCGCGCCCTTCGGTGGCTATGGCCAGTCCGGACAGGGCCGAGAGGGCGGCATGGCGGCGGCGCTCGACTATACAAGAACCAAGACAGTCTGGCTGCGCACCTCCGACGATCCGATCCCCGATCCCTTCGTGATGCGGTGA
- a CDS encoding amino acid synthesis family protein, with protein MAPTIRKTLLHVETALIEGGREAATPLKLIAAMAVLKNPWAGRGFVVDLKPEIHDAAPVLGALLTKMILETAGSGDVVEAYGKSAVVGLDGEIEHASALIHTLRFGNHYRTAVGAKSYLAFCNTRGPANAPIMIPLMDKNDEGRRSHYLTIQCAIPDAPAADEIVVALGASIGGRPHHRIGDRYQDLKELGHDVANPAAV; from the coding sequence TTGGCGCCCACCATCCGCAAAACGCTTCTCCACGTGGAGACGGCGCTGATCGAAGGCGGGCGCGAGGCAGCCACGCCGCTCAAGCTGATCGCAGCCATGGCCGTGCTCAAGAACCCCTGGGCCGGTCGTGGCTTCGTGGTCGACCTGAAGCCCGAGATTCATGACGCCGCACCGGTGCTGGGTGCGCTGCTGACGAAAATGATCCTCGAAACGGCCGGTTCGGGCGATGTGGTCGAGGCCTACGGCAAGTCTGCCGTGGTCGGATTGGACGGAGAAATCGAGCATGCCTCTGCGCTGATCCACACATTGCGCTTCGGCAATCACTATCGCACGGCCGTCGGTGCCAAATCCTACCTCGCCTTCTGCAACACGCGCGGCCCGGCCAATGCGCCGATCATGATCCCGCTGATGGACAAGAACGACGAGGGCCGGCGTTCGCATTACCTGACAATCCAGTGCGCCATCCCCGATGCGCCGGCGGCTGACGAGATCGTTGTGGCGCTCGGCGCCTCGATCGGCGGCCGGCCGCATCATCGCATCGGCGATCGCTATCAGGACCTCAAGGAGTTGGGCCACGATGTTGCAAACCCTGCAGCGGTCTAG
- a CDS encoding helix-turn-helix transcriptional regulator has product MTVDLADAIYEAAFVPELWSKALERLAQLSTSVGTALFLFSDGRPTRGRALDSQHEELAAFLTSDTLPFSASVQNVCRAQPSSFVDFDSLLTNEEKANDVAQIRYRSMGIGAHLGTAIPMPSGELVIFVQQRLIESGPYGRKETRLLNRLRPHLARASMIAVRLGLERAENAVNAMETMGFPAAVLSDLGRVRATNVLFDRLSQVFLTTAFGGLAISGREANGLFQQAIRAMREDREPLVRSIPLAPREDRAPLIIHLLPLRRAAHDIFANGDVMLVATTVGASAMVPAATILTGLFDLSPAEAKLATSLAVGLTLKAAAAEQGIQVSTARYYLERVFQKTGTHQQSELVALLKTAQPLSHG; this is encoded by the coding sequence ATGACAGTTGATCTTGCCGATGCAATCTACGAGGCCGCGTTTGTTCCGGAACTATGGTCCAAGGCATTGGAGCGGCTGGCGCAGCTCTCGACTTCAGTTGGAACAGCCCTCTTTCTCTTCAGCGACGGCAGGCCGACGCGGGGCAGGGCACTCGATAGCCAGCACGAGGAGTTGGCCGCATTTCTTACAAGCGATACGCTGCCATTTTCCGCAAGCGTACAAAACGTCTGCCGCGCTCAGCCCTCGAGCTTTGTAGACTTCGATAGCCTACTGACGAACGAGGAAAAAGCGAACGATGTCGCCCAAATTCGCTATCGATCAATGGGAATCGGTGCCCATTTAGGAACCGCAATTCCCATGCCGAGTGGTGAGTTGGTCATCTTTGTTCAGCAGAGGCTGATTGAGAGCGGGCCTTATGGCCGCAAGGAAACGCGGCTTCTCAATCGTCTTAGACCGCACTTGGCGCGCGCCAGCATGATCGCGGTCCGGCTGGGTCTCGAACGTGCCGAGAATGCTGTCAATGCCATGGAGACTATGGGATTTCCCGCTGCCGTGCTGTCGGACTTGGGGCGGGTTCGTGCAACCAATGTTCTGTTCGACCGTCTTTCGCAAGTGTTTCTGACCACGGCCTTCGGCGGACTCGCCATTTCCGGACGCGAGGCTAACGGGTTGTTTCAGCAAGCCATTAGGGCCATGCGCGAGGACCGTGAGCCTCTGGTCCGTTCAATTCCACTCGCTCCTCGGGAGGACAGGGCGCCGTTAATCATCCACCTACTGCCCCTTCGCCGCGCTGCACATGACATTTTCGCCAATGGTGACGTTATGCTTGTGGCAACGACGGTGGGTGCTAGCGCGATGGTGCCCGCCGCGACGATTCTGACCGGTCTTTTCGACCTATCGCCGGCAGAAGCGAAGCTCGCAACTTCCCTTGCAGTGGGACTGACGCTCAAAGCCGCGGCAGCGGAGCAAGGAATTCAAGTCAGTACGGCACGATACTATCTGGAAAGAGTATTCCAAAAGACAGGCACCCACCAGCAAAGTGAACTGGTTGCCCTTCTCAAGACTGCGCAGCCCCTCTCGCATGGGTGA
- a CDS encoding calcium-binding protein, which translates to MPSNATGSAVTRVNTHTTMDQHQPAVTLLDDGGWVVSWTSDSSESGGQLGIYQQRYGASGNAIGSETLINSHTTGGQSESSVTALADGGWLATWTSADQDGSGFGIYQRRFHANGSATGLETLVNTYTTSSQADSSVITLTDGGWVVAWTSSGQDGDNEGIYQQRYQADGSTGGTETRVNTHATDSQFQSSSAALADGGWLVTWSSVGQDGHGYGIYQQRYDGNGAALGPELAVNTQTTADQAQSSVTALADGGWLVTWNSYGDTNWWDIYQQRYDMAGNKVGTETQVNTYTTNFQMQSSVTGLADGGWLVTWRSFGPDSVTFDIYQQRYDTNGNIVGSETLVNPGTAGVQFDPTVKALANGGWIVSWEGQGAGDTYGIYQRSFVPDDTPGDKNETLTGTEADETLIGYDGNDRLGGAGGTDVLVGGFGNDTYIINSGLDDVREFVVQGVDRVLASVSFSLLQHAGLENLILTGKDTINATGNGSDNVLTGNAGKNILKGLGGDDILIGGKGTDKAFGGDGSDRFVFKTGSGKDAIADFDAAGADHDRLDLKAMTSIADFADLKADHVSQKGSSVLINAGHGDTITLAGLNIKDLGSSDFLF; encoded by the coding sequence ATGCCATCGAATGCCACGGGCAGTGCGGTGACGCGCGTCAACACCCATACCACGATGGATCAACATCAGCCCGCCGTGACCCTGCTCGACGATGGCGGCTGGGTGGTGAGCTGGACTTCCGACAGTAGCGAGTCCGGAGGACAGTTGGGCATCTATCAGCAACGCTATGGCGCGAGCGGCAATGCGATCGGTTCTGAAACGCTGATCAACAGCCATACGACTGGCGGCCAATCCGAATCCAGCGTGACGGCACTTGCAGATGGTGGGTGGCTGGCAACTTGGACGTCCGCCGATCAGGATGGCAGCGGCTTTGGCATCTATCAACGACGCTTCCATGCGAACGGCAGCGCAACGGGCCTTGAGACGCTCGTCAATACCTACACGACCAGTTCTCAGGCCGATTCCTCCGTGATCACCCTGACAGATGGCGGCTGGGTGGTCGCCTGGACGTCTTCCGGTCAAGATGGCGACAACGAGGGCATCTATCAGCAGCGTTACCAAGCCGATGGAAGCACCGGCGGCACCGAGACCCGCGTTAATACGCACGCGACCGATTCCCAGTTCCAATCGTCCTCGGCAGCGCTTGCGGATGGCGGCTGGTTGGTCACTTGGTCGTCCGTTGGCCAAGACGGCCACGGCTATGGCATCTATCAGCAACGCTACGACGGCAACGGTGCCGCACTCGGTCCCGAATTGGCGGTCAACACGCAGACAACCGCAGATCAAGCGCAATCCAGCGTGACGGCGCTTGCCGATGGCGGATGGCTGGTGACATGGAACAGCTATGGAGACACAAATTGGTGGGACATTTATCAGCAGCGTTATGACATGGCTGGCAATAAGGTCGGGACGGAAACGCAGGTCAACACCTACACAACCAATTTCCAGATGCAATCTTCGGTGACAGGCCTGGCCGATGGCGGCTGGCTTGTCACCTGGCGATCCTTCGGCCCGGACAGCGTTACCTTCGACATTTATCAGCAGCGCTATGACACCAATGGAAACATTGTTGGGTCGGAAACGCTAGTCAATCCCGGCACGGCGGGCGTGCAGTTCGATCCCACGGTCAAGGCGCTTGCCAACGGCGGCTGGATTGTGAGCTGGGAGGGCCAGGGGGCGGGCGACACCTATGGCATCTACCAGCGCAGCTTTGTCCCTGACGACACACCCGGTGACAAGAACGAGACGCTGACCGGCACAGAGGCGGACGAAACGCTGATCGGCTATGACGGCAACGATCGGCTCGGCGGCGCGGGCGGTACCGACGTCCTAGTCGGCGGGTTTGGCAACGACACCTATATTATCAATTCCGGGTTGGACGATGTGCGGGAATTCGTCGTGCAAGGCGTCGACCGCGTCCTGGCCTCGGTATCCTTCAGCCTGTTGCAGCATGCCGGGTTGGAGAACCTGATTTTGACGGGCAAGGACACCATCAACGCCACCGGCAATGGCAGCGACAACGTCCTGACAGGCAATGCCGGCAAGAATATCCTCAAGGGCCTTGGCGGCGACGACATTCTTATCGGCGGCAAGGGAACCGACAAGGCTTTTGGCGGCGATGGCTCCGACCGATTCGTGTTCAAGACCGGATCCGGTAAGGATGCGATCGCCGATTTCGACGCTGCGGGCGCCGACCACGATCGCCTCGACCTCAAGGCCATGACGTCGATTGCCGATTTTGCCGATCTCAAGGCCGACCATGTCAGCCAGAAAGGCTCCTCCGTGCTCATCAATGCCGGCCATGGCGATACAATCACGCTGGCGGGGCTCAATATCAAGGATTTGGGCAGCAGCGATTTCTTGTTTTGA
- a CDS encoding GntR family transcriptional regulator, producing MTKNAKSLAALRIETPPTTLREIALDRMRRAVISGLFEPGERLVERTLCDQLGVSRSVIREVIRHLEAEGLVEMLAKQGPIVAKLNWDDARQIYEIRAALESTAVADCARVADDKIKAKLRKSLDELDRTSKLHSPPGILDATTEFYGTIFEASGHNIAWDIVSRLNGRISRLRVMTLSTANRTTSGPAQIRKIFAAIEQNDPVAAAEACKAHVAAAAGIAKTLLATVE from the coding sequence ATGACCAAGAACGCCAAGAGTCTCGCCGCCCTGCGCATTGAAACGCCACCCACGACGCTGCGTGAGATCGCGCTCGATCGCATGCGTCGCGCGGTCATCAGCGGGTTGTTCGAGCCCGGAGAACGGCTTGTGGAGCGCACATTGTGCGATCAGCTCGGTGTCTCGCGGTCGGTGATCCGCGAGGTCATCCGCCATCTGGAGGCCGAGGGGCTGGTCGAAATGCTGGCCAAGCAGGGGCCTATCGTTGCCAAGCTAAACTGGGACGACGCAAGGCAGATCTACGAGATTCGCGCTGCACTCGAATCGACGGCTGTGGCGGATTGCGCCCGCGTTGCTGACGACAAGATCAAGGCCAAGCTTCGGAAGTCGCTGGACGAACTCGACCGCACCTCGAAACTGCATTCGCCGCCCGGCATTCTCGACGCCACGACCGAATTTTACGGCACGATCTTCGAGGCCAGCGGCCACAATATCGCCTGGGACATCGTCAGCCGGCTCAATGGCCGTATCTCACGGCTGCGCGTGATGACACTCTCCACCGCCAACCGCACGACCTCCGGCCCGGCCCAAATCCGCAAGATCTTCGCGGCGATAGAACAGAACGACCCCGTGGCCGCCGCAGAAGCCTGCAAAGCCCATGTGGCCGCGGCAGCAGGTATCGCAAAGACCTTGCTTGCCACTGTGGAGTGA
- a CDS encoding ABC transporter substrate-binding protein encodes MKNRIAIALFSAALGFAGAASAEDMVFTSWGGTTQDAQKASWAESFTGETKINVTQDGPTDYGKIKAMVEAGNVNWDVVDVEGDYAVQAGKLGLLEKLDFSIIDKSKLDPRFVTDYSVGSFYYSFVIGCNKDAVAACPKSWADVFDTAKFPGKRAFYKWSAPGVIEAALLADGVAADKLYPLDLDRAFKKLDTIKADIIWWDSGAQSQQLLASAEAPFGSFWNGRLTALAATGVTVETSWTNNITAADSLVVPKGTKNKDAAMKFIAHATSEQAQASFATATGYAPVNLESNVLMDPELRKTLPDMQADTQVNADMDYWAEHRDEIGTRWYAWQAQ; translated from the coding sequence ATGAAAAACAGGATTGCTATCGCACTCTTCTCCGCCGCTCTCGGCTTCGCCGGAGCCGCGAGCGCCGAGGACATGGTCTTCACCAGCTGGGGCGGCACCACCCAGGACGCGCAGAAGGCCAGCTGGGCGGAGAGCTTCACCGGCGAAACCAAGATCAATGTGACGCAGGATGGTCCCACCGACTACGGCAAGATCAAAGCCATGGTCGAAGCCGGCAATGTCAACTGGGATGTCGTCGATGTGGAAGGCGACTATGCGGTCCAGGCCGGCAAGCTCGGACTGCTGGAAAAGCTCGACTTCTCCATTATCGACAAGTCCAAGCTCGATCCGCGTTTCGTGACCGACTATTCGGTCGGCAGCTTCTATTATTCCTTCGTCATCGGCTGCAACAAGGACGCTGTCGCCGCATGCCCGAAGAGCTGGGCGGATGTCTTCGATACCGCGAAATTCCCCGGCAAGCGCGCCTTCTACAAATGGTCCGCGCCTGGTGTGATCGAGGCGGCCCTGCTGGCTGACGGCGTAGCCGCCGACAAGCTCTATCCGCTCGATCTCGATCGCGCCTTCAAGAAGCTCGACACGATCAAGGCCGACATCATCTGGTGGGACAGCGGTGCGCAATCGCAACAACTGCTGGCCTCCGCCGAGGCGCCCTTCGGCTCCTTCTGGAACGGCCGCCTGACCGCGCTTGCCGCCACCGGTGTAACAGTCGAGACATCATGGACCAACAACATCACTGCGGCTGACTCGCTGGTCGTGCCGAAGGGGACCAAGAACAAGGACGCGGCGATGAAATTCATCGCGCATGCGACGAGCGAGCAGGCCCAGGCGAGCTTTGCGACCGCGACCGGCTATGCGCCCGTGAACCTCGAGTCCAACGTGCTAATGGACCCCGAACTGCGCAAGACCCTGCCCGACATGCAGGCGGATACCCAGGTCAATGCAGACATGGATTACTGGGCGGAGCATCGCGACGAGATCGGCACCCGCTGGTACGCCTGGCAGGCTCAATAA
- a CDS encoding alpha/beta fold hydrolase, whose product MLQTLQRSRTPSGAAYLDQGEGDETVVLIHGVGMRIEAWGPQIERLAETCRVIAVDLPGHGGSTPLDGPPRLEQFVAWFGRVLEELSLGPVNVAGHSMGALIVTGIAATAQDKVRRVALLNGVHRRSEAARKAVMARADEIVSGAFDREAPLSRWFSVEERNSEAYVLVRDLLQAVDAAGYADAYRAFASGDSIYSDCWPRVTRPALFLTGSDDMNSTAEMAQGMARAAPHGKVVVIPGHRHMVNLTTPETVNAALADWLTWEVENDT is encoded by the coding sequence ATGTTGCAAACCCTGCAGCGGTCTAGGACGCCTTCGGGCGCGGCCTATCTCGACCAGGGCGAGGGCGACGAAACCGTCGTCCTCATCCACGGGGTGGGCATGCGGATCGAGGCCTGGGGTCCGCAGATCGAGCGGCTGGCAGAGACCTGCCGCGTCATCGCCGTCGATCTCCCCGGCCATGGTGGTTCGACGCCGCTCGACGGGCCGCCACGTCTCGAGCAGTTCGTCGCGTGGTTCGGCCGAGTGCTGGAAGAGTTGTCATTGGGTCCGGTCAATGTCGCGGGTCATTCCATGGGCGCGCTGATCGTCACCGGGATTGCAGCGACTGCACAGGATAAGGTGCGCCGGGTCGCTTTGCTCAACGGCGTGCATCGGCGTAGTGAGGCTGCCCGGAAGGCGGTCATGGCGCGCGCCGACGAAATCGTCAGCGGCGCGTTCGATCGCGAGGCACCGCTCTCGCGCTGGTTTTCAGTCGAGGAACGCAACAGCGAGGCCTATGTCCTGGTGCGCGATCTTCTCCAGGCCGTCGATGCGGCCGGTTACGCAGACGCCTACAGGGCCTTTGCCTCTGGCGATTCGATCTATTCCGATTGTTGGCCAAGGGTGACCCGCCCGGCACTCTTCCTGACCGGAAGCGATGATATGAATTCGACCGCCGAAATGGCGCAGGGCATGGCGCGCGCCGCACCCCACGGCAAGGTCGTCGTCATACCAGGCCATCGCCACATGGTGAATCTTACGACGCCGGAAACGGTCAATGCGGCACTGGCCGACTGGCTGACATGGGAGGTGGAGAATGACACTTGA